In a genomic window of Occallatibacter riparius:
- a CDS encoding threonine ammonia-lyase, translating into MGSVQDTLALVTLEEIRATAARIANIIVHTPLIRAPFDGVAGRGTGREIFLKAESLQPIGSFKLRGASNKILQLTPEEVRRGVITYSSGNHAQGVAYAAREVGAKAVIVMPSNAPAIKKAATLALGAEVVDVGPASSERLAKSDELIAQHGYVVVPPYDDEKIIAGQATCGLEIVNDLPDVDLVLSPVSGGGLLSGTATAVKLLKPGTKVFGIEPELAADATESFRSGKLTTWPAELTTRTICDGLRTQSLGERNFAHIQRYVDGIINVTEAEVRAAMRAIVATARIVPEPSGAVTTAALLFHANELPPYKKAVAIVSGGNVDPKLLAEILTENQVIAAHASR; encoded by the coding sequence ATGGGTTCCGTTCAGGACACGCTTGCTCTCGTCACCCTTGAGGAGATTCGCGCCACTGCCGCTCGCATCGCCAATATCATTGTTCATACGCCGCTCATCCGCGCTCCATTCGACGGCGTCGCCGGCCGCGGCACAGGCCGCGAAATTTTCCTCAAAGCCGAGAGCCTTCAGCCCATCGGCAGCTTCAAGCTGCGCGGAGCCTCCAACAAGATCCTCCAACTCACTCCCGAGGAAGTCCGCCGAGGCGTCATCACCTACTCCAGCGGCAATCATGCGCAGGGCGTTGCCTACGCCGCCCGTGAAGTCGGCGCCAAAGCTGTCATCGTCATGCCCTCGAATGCCCCCGCGATCAAGAAGGCCGCAACCCTCGCGCTCGGCGCAGAAGTCGTCGACGTCGGCCCCGCCTCGAGCGAACGCCTCGCCAAATCCGACGAGCTCATCGCACAGCACGGTTACGTGGTCGTGCCGCCCTACGACGACGAAAAGATCATCGCCGGCCAAGCCACCTGCGGCCTTGAAATCGTCAACGACCTTCCCGATGTCGATCTTGTCCTATCGCCCGTCTCCGGCGGCGGACTGCTCAGCGGCACCGCCACGGCCGTCAAGCTCCTCAAGCCCGGCACGAAAGTGTTTGGCATCGAACCCGAGCTCGCAGCCGACGCAACCGAAAGCTTCCGCAGCGGCAAGCTCACCACCTGGCCCGCCGAGCTAACCACACGCACCATCTGCGACGGTCTGCGCACGCAATCCCTCGGCGAGCGCAACTTCGCCCACATCCAGCGCTATGTAGATGGCATCATCAACGTCACGGAAGCGGAAGTTCGCGCCGCCATGCGCGCCATCGTCGCCACAGCCCGCATCGTCCCCGAGCCCAGCGGCGCCGTCACCACCGCCGCCCTGCTCTTCCACGCCAACGAACTCCCGCCCTACAAAAAAGCCGTAGCCATAGTCAGCGGCGGCAACGTCGATCCAAAACTCCTCGCCGAAATCCTTACCGAAAATCAGGTGATTGCAGCGCATGCCTCGAGATAA
- a CDS encoding TfoX/Sxy family protein, whose product MPRDKALEALINDALGPLPGLTQKGMFGGWAWLLHGNLLCAARTNSMMIRLGRENEPWALEISGITPTIMRGRRMHGWVRVAPEAYGHDELRDRLLKAALEFNRTLPKK is encoded by the coding sequence ATGCCTCGAGATAAAGCACTGGAAGCGCTTATCAACGACGCTCTGGGTCCCCTGCCGGGACTCACCCAGAAAGGCATGTTTGGCGGCTGGGCATGGCTGCTTCACGGCAACCTGCTCTGCGCGGCGCGCACGAATAGCATGATGATTCGCCTCGGCAGGGAGAATGAACCATGGGCACTTGAGATCTCCGGCATAACGCCAACCATCATGCGCGGGCGCCGCATGCACGGCTGGGTTCGAGTCGCGCCCGAGGCCTATGGACACGACGAACTTCGCGACCGGCTCCTGAAGGCAGCTCTCGAATTCAATCGGACTCTTCCGAAGAAATAG